One genomic segment of Thalassospiraceae bacterium LMO-SO8 includes these proteins:
- a CDS encoding glycosyltransferase family 9 protein, with protein sequence MTRFWASARLPDAMAAPLSSSGNILVIKLGALGDFVQALGPMRAIRDHHAGQRIDLLTTPPFEDLASATGLFDRVIAQPRMKWHQLGALCALRRGLIQGGYTRVYDLQTSDRSSFYFRLFPARTRPEWSGIARGCSHPHANPERDRMHTVERQADQLAMAGIPSVPAPDLSFAETDLSRFALPDAFALIVPGGAAHRPAKRWPADRFAALARHLSGQGITPLLIGGADERALHDAILAAAPGARSLCGETSLLDLAALARRAALAVGNDTGPMHVAALAGAPTVVLYSHASDPALCAQRGAQVTILREARLSDLTLEDVLKVLPALPLPDPAP encoded by the coding sequence ATGACGAGGTTCTGGGCATCCGCCCGTCTGCCTGACGCCATGGCCGCGCCCCTTTCCTCTTCCGGCAATATCCTGGTCATCAAGCTGGGCGCGCTCGGCGATTTCGTTCAGGCGCTGGGCCCCATGCGGGCGATCCGCGACCATCATGCAGGCCAGCGCATCGACCTTTTGACCACCCCCCCCTTCGAAGACCTCGCCTCGGCCACCGGCCTGTTCGACCGCGTCATCGCCCAGCCGCGCATGAAATGGCATCAGTTGGGCGCCCTGTGCGCCCTGCGCCGCGGCCTGATCCAGGGTGGGTATACGCGGGTCTACGATTTGCAGACCTCGGACCGATCCTCGTTCTATTTCCGCCTGTTCCCGGCCAGGACCAGACCGGAATGGTCGGGCATTGCGCGCGGCTGTTCCCACCCCCACGCCAACCCGGAGCGCGACCGCATGCATACGGTCGAACGCCAGGCGGACCAGCTCGCCATGGCGGGCATCCCGTCGGTGCCCGCGCCCGACCTGTCCTTCGCCGAAACGGACCTGTCTCGCTTCGCCCTGCCCGACGCCTTCGCCCTGATCGTCCCCGGCGGCGCCGCCCATCGCCCGGCCAAGCGCTGGCCCGCCGACCGCTTTGCCGCCCTTGCCCGCCATCTATCAGGCCAGGGCATTACGCCCCTGCTGATCGGCGGGGCCGACGAACGGGCCCTGCACGACGCCATCCTGGCCGCCGCCCCCGGAGCCCGAAGCTTATGCGGTGAAACATCCTTGCTGGACCTAGCCGCCCTGGCCCGGCGGGCGGCACTTGCCGTCGGCAACGACACGGGCCCCATGCATGTGGCGGCCCTCGCCGGGGCGCCCACGGTGGTGCTCTATTCCCACGCCAGCGACCCGGCGCTGTGCGCCCAGCGGGGAGCCCAGGTGACGATCCTGCGCGAGGCGCGGCTTTCCGACCTGACCCTGGAAGACGTCCTCAAGGTCCTGCCGGCCCTCCCCCTTCCCGACCCCGCACCGTGA
- the thrS gene encoding threonine--tRNA ligase, whose protein sequence is MVAITLPDGSVRQFDGPVTGLEVAADIGPGLAKAALAVRIDGELKDLATTIETDANLAIVTAKDEDALDLLRHDCAHVLAEAVQELYPGTQVTIGPTIENGFYYDFARDEPFSSDDLEKMEAKMHEIVDRDSPFVREVWSRHDAIRHFLEIGEKYKAQIIEDLPEGEDIGIYRQGEWLDLCRGPHLPSTGRVGHAFKLMKLAGAYWRGDHRNEMLQRVYGTCWFNEKDLNAHLHMLEEAEKRDHRRLGREMDLFHIQEEAPGSAFWHPKGWTLYRLCQNYMRARLEDAGYVEVNTPQLVDRALWEASGHWEKFRENMFISESEDKLLAIKPMNCPCHVQIFKQGITSYRDLPLRMAEFGSCHRNEPSGALHGLMRVRAFTQDDAHIFCRPDQIEAETKIFIDLLSSVYKDFGFDDFVIKFSDRPDVRAGSDETWDRAEKALLDATKAAGHDPILNPGEGAFYGPKLEFVLRDAIGRDWQCGTLQVDFVLPERLDAHYIAEDGAKHRPVMLHRAILGSFERFIGILIENYAGRFPLWLAPHQITVATITNESDAYAAQVAKACRKAGLRVEIDTRNEKINYKIREHSHAKVPVIMVVGAKEAEAGTVAIRRLGGKDQEILALELAIDTLVAEAAGPLGAGAGR, encoded by the coding sequence ATGGTTGCCATTACCCTTCCGGACGGCAGCGTCCGCCAATTCGACGGCCCGGTCACGGGTCTTGAGGTCGCCGCCGACATCGGCCCCGGCCTGGCCAAGGCCGCGCTGGCCGTGCGCATCGACGGCGAGTTGAAGGATCTGGCGACGACCATCGAAACCGATGCCAACCTGGCCATCGTCACGGCGAAGGACGAAGACGCCCTCGACCTGTTGCGCCACGACTGCGCCCATGTGCTGGCCGAGGCCGTGCAGGAGCTGTATCCCGGAACGCAAGTGACCATCGGCCCGACCATCGAAAACGGCTTTTATTATGACTTCGCGCGGGACGAGCCGTTTTCCTCCGACGATCTGGAGAAGATGGAAGCCAAGATGCACGAGATCGTCGACCGCGATTCCCCCTTCGTCCGCGAAGTCTGGAGCCGCCACGACGCGATCCGTCATTTTTTGGAGATCGGCGAGAAGTACAAGGCGCAGATCATCGAGGACCTGCCCGAGGGTGAGGACATCGGCATCTACCGTCAGGGCGAGTGGCTGGACCTGTGCCGAGGGCCGCACCTGCCGTCGACGGGCCGGGTCGGCCATGCCTTCAAGCTGATGAAGCTGGCCGGCGCCTATTGGCGGGGCGACCACCGCAACGAGATGCTGCAGCGCGTGTACGGCACCTGCTGGTTCAACGAAAAAGACCTGAACGCCCACCTGCACATGCTGGAGGAAGCGGAAAAGCGCGACCACCGGCGCCTCGGCCGCGAGATGGACCTGTTCCACATCCAGGAAGAGGCCCCCGGCTCCGCCTTCTGGCACCCCAAGGGCTGGACGCTCTACCGCCTGTGCCAGAATTACATGCGCGCCCGCCTGGAAGACGCCGGCTATGTCGAGGTCAACACCCCGCAGCTGGTCGACCGCGCCCTGTGGGAGGCCTCGGGCCATTGGGAGAAGTTCCGCGAGAACATGTTCATCTCCGAGTCCGAGGACAAACTGCTGGCCATCAAGCCGATGAACTGCCCCTGCCACGTGCAGATCTTCAAACAGGGCATCACCAGCTACCGCGACCTGCCGCTGCGCATGGCCGAATTCGGATCGTGCCACCGCAACGAGCCGTCAGGAGCACTCCACGGCCTGATGCGCGTGCGCGCCTTCACCCAGGACGACGCCCATATCTTCTGCCGCCCCGACCAGATCGAGGCCGAGACCAAGATTTTCATCGACCTGCTGTCCTCCGTCTACAAGGACTTCGGCTTCGACGACTTCGTCATCAAGTTCTCCGACCGCCCGGACGTGCGCGCCGGGTCGGACGAGACCTGGGACCGCGCGGAAAAGGCCCTGTTGGACGCGACCAAGGCGGCCGGGCACGACCCCATCCTCAACCCGGGCGAGGGGGCGTTCTACGGGCCCAAGCTGGAATTCGTGCTGCGCGACGCCATCGGCCGCGACTGGCAATGCGGCACCCTGCAGGTCGATTTCGTGCTGCCGGAACGCCTGGACGCCCATTACATCGCCGAGGACGGCGCCAAACACCGCCCCGTGATGCTGCACCGGGCCATTCTGGGTTCGTTCGAACGCTTCATCGGCATCCTGATCGAGAACTATGCCGGGCGTTTCCCGCTCTGGCTGGCGCCCCATCAGATCACCGTGGCGACGATCACCAATGAATCCGATGCTTATGCCGCCCAGGTCGCCAAGGCCTGCCGGAAGGCGGGTTTACGCGTTGAAATTGATACCCGAAACGAAAAAATCAACTACAAGATCCGCGAACACAGCCACGCCAAGGTGCCGGTGATCATGGTTGTGGGCGCCAAGGAGGCCGAAGCCGGCACGGTCGCCATTCGCCGTCTGGGCGGCAAGGATCAAGAAATCCTTGCGCTGGAACTGGCGATAGATACATTAGTGGCCGAAGCGGCAGGACCGTTGGGCGCCGGGGCCGGCCGATAA
- a CDS encoding peptidoglycan-binding domain-containing protein, translating into MTTFKPLSLRKTVGSTYNTDFDDILNIKKAMRDIGLYQGLSDEVTPYGDEPLFNAIRRFQEVTRLQVDGVVKPDGN; encoded by the coding sequence ATGACGACATTCAAACCGCTGTCGCTTCGAAAAACAGTCGGCTCCACCTACAACACCGATTTCGATGACATTCTCAATATCAAGAAAGCGATGCGTGACATCGGGCTTTATCAGGGCCTGAGCGACGAAGTGACGCCGTATGGTGACGAACCACTTTTCAACGCAATAAGACGCTTTCAAGAGGTCACTCGGCTTCAGGTCGATGGCGTGGTGAAGCCCGACGGGAATTGA
- a CDS encoding alpha/beta hydrolase → MAGKSPGVVFLTGFKSDMTGGKALALEAYCRASGRAFLRFDYTGHGQSSGVFEEGSIGQWADDAVTALDKLTTGDQVLVGSSMGGWIMLLAALARKPRIRGLLGLAAAPDFTRDLLWDAFTDDQKAQMDRDGFVELPNCYDDQAPYRICKPLIDDGWKRLLLDNPIDLDIPVRLIHGLLDADVPWRTSLRIQEQLTSDDVEVQLIKNGGHRLSEDHDLDRMTRTLDALLAAMG, encoded by the coding sequence ATGGCTGGCAAGTCTCCCGGCGTCGTCTTCCTGACCGGGTTCAAATCCGACATGACGGGGGGCAAGGCCCTCGCGTTGGAGGCCTATTGCCGCGCCAGCGGCCGGGCTTTCCTGCGTTTTGACTATACCGGACACGGGCAGTCTTCCGGGGTTTTCGAGGAGGGTTCCATCGGCCAATGGGCCGACGACGCGGTCACGGCGCTCGATAAACTGACCACGGGAGACCAGGTCCTGGTCGGCTCGTCCATGGGCGGCTGGATCATGCTTTTGGCGGCCCTGGCGCGAAAACCGCGAATCCGGGGCCTGCTGGGCCTCGCCGCGGCACCCGACTTCACCCGCGATCTGCTGTGGGACGCCTTCACCGACGACCAGAAGGCGCAGATGGATCGCGACGGATTTGTCGAGCTGCCCAATTGTTATGATGACCAGGCGCCCTACCGCATCTGCAAGCCGCTGATCGACGACGGCTGGAAGCGCCTTCTACTGGACAACCCGATCGATCTGGACATCCCCGTGCGCCTGATTCACGGGCTTTTGGACGCGGACGTGCCGTGGCGGACGAGCCTGCGGATTCAAGAGCAACTCACGTCGGACGATGTCGAGGTGCAATTGATAAAGAACGGTGGCCACCGCCTGTCGGAAGATCACGACCTGGACCGCATGACGCGGACGCTGGACGCATTGTTGGCGGCAATGGGATGA
- a CDS encoding portal protein, whose product MTETTTEAVMARYRRARDRRATWEPLWQECFDFALPQRETALGRTQGASRKTDRLFDGTAPDAVDQLAASLLAQLTPPWARWFGLMPGTKVDDARRAGLSQELETAAQILQSHFDRSNFAVEMHQCYLDLVTAGTASLMFEAAPPGEPSAFRFTAVPLSQVAFEEDASGRLDTTFRTSRLTRAQIVERFPKARLPDALKARKPGDGQEPSADILEALIPAKGGFEYMALIDPGDGTTGDQSVTVLKTGRFERSPFINFRWLKAPGEIYGRSPVMKTLPDIKTANKVVELVLKNASIAVTGIWQADDDGVLNPANIRLTPGTIIPKAVGSAGLKPLEAPGRFDLSQVVLQDLRAGIRRALLADRLGQIEGPRMTATEVLERVAEISRLLGATYGRLQSELLTPLVTRGLSILIRRGEVPALRIDGQIIDLEYKSPLARHQAQQDVQATLAFLDALARLGPQALAIVDVPQAAQALAAAFGVPSKVLKAADGGPAAAPSPPAGDPPPVDGGDGGGGLAALASALGAALPPTPPVGSA is encoded by the coding sequence ATGACGGAAACCACGACCGAAGCCGTGATGGCGCGATACCGGCGGGCCCGCGACCGACGCGCGACCTGGGAGCCTCTGTGGCAGGAATGTTTCGATTTCGCCCTGCCGCAGCGGGAAACAGCCCTGGGCCGCACCCAGGGGGCCAGCCGCAAGACCGACCGACTGTTTGACGGCACCGCACCCGATGCCGTCGATCAACTGGCCGCCAGCCTGCTGGCGCAACTCACGCCACCCTGGGCGCGGTGGTTCGGCCTGATGCCGGGCACGAAGGTCGACGACGCGCGGCGCGCCGGCCTGTCCCAGGAACTGGAAACGGCGGCGCAAATCCTGCAATCCCATTTCGACCGCTCCAACTTCGCCGTTGAAATGCATCAATGCTATTTGGACCTGGTCACGGCGGGCACGGCGAGCCTGATGTTCGAAGCCGCCCCGCCGGGCGAACCCTCGGCCTTCCGGTTCACCGCCGTGCCGCTGAGCCAGGTCGCCTTCGAGGAAGACGCCTCCGGCCGCCTCGACACGACCTTCCGCACCAGCCGCCTGACCCGCGCGCAGATCGTCGAGCGGTTTCCCAAGGCCAGGCTGCCCGACGCCCTGAAGGCCCGCAAGCCGGGCGACGGGCAGGAGCCGTCGGCGGACATCCTCGAAGCCCTGATCCCCGCCAAGGGCGGCTTCGAGTACATGGCGCTGATCGATCCCGGCGACGGCACGACGGGCGATCAGTCTGTGACGGTGCTCAAGACCGGGCGGTTCGAGCGTTCGCCCTTCATCAATTTCCGCTGGCTCAAGGCGCCCGGCGAGATCTACGGCCGCTCGCCGGTGATGAAGACCCTGCCCGACATCAAGACCGCCAACAAGGTTGTCGAACTGGTCCTGAAGAACGCATCCATCGCCGTCACCGGCATCTGGCAGGCTGACGACGACGGCGTGCTGAACCCCGCCAACATCCGCCTGACGCCGGGCACCATCATCCCCAAGGCCGTGGGCTCGGCCGGCCTGAAACCGTTGGAGGCCCCCGGCCGGTTCGACCTGTCCCAGGTCGTGTTGCAAGATTTGCGGGCGGGCATCCGCCGCGCCCTCCTGGCCGACCGCCTCGGTCAGATCGAGGGGCCGCGCATGACCGCGACGGAGGTTCTGGAGCGGGTCGCCGAAATTTCCCGTCTGTTAGGCGCGACCTATGGGCGGCTACAGTCGGAACTACTCACTCCGCTGGTCACGCGCGGGTTGTCGATTTTGATCCGCCGGGGCGAGGTGCCCGCGCTGCGCATCGACGGCCAGATCATCGACCTGGAGTACAAATCACCGCTCGCCCGCCATCAGGCGCAGCAGGACGTACAGGCGACCCTGGCGTTCCTCGACGCTCTGGCGCGTTTAGGACCGCAAGCACTGGCCATCGTCGATGTCCCTCAAGCGGCGCAAGCTCTCGCCGCCGCCTTCGGCGTGCCGTCAAAAGTCTTGAAAGCGGCCGACGGCGGCCCGGCAGCGGCACCCTCACCGCCGGCCGGCGATCCGCCGCCAGTGGACGGCGGTGACGGGGGCGGCGGGCTCGCCGCGCTCGCGTCTGCCCTGGGGGCGGCCCTGCCGCCCACCCCACCAGTAGGGTCCGCTTGA
- a CDS encoding glycosyltransferase family 4 protein, with amino-acid sequence MNKMPDHTTGGGESERAQSAQGMAAQGMAAQGMAVQGVTGEGRLATVLQVLPAMGAAGGVERGTVEIAGAVVQAGGRALVASAGGPLVHDLARVGAEHVDLPMDSKNPVTMWRNVDRLAQVIRAEKVDIVHARSRAPAWSARAAAKRTGAHFVTTFHGTYGAGNHLKRVYNSIMTRGERVIAISQFIAGHIRQLYGVPSNKIRVIHRGVDLERFDPAKVTAQRVVNLATDWMLPDGMPVIMLPGRLTRWKGQPVVIDALSRLKRRDIRCLLVGGDQGREDYRAELESMIADRNLNEVVRLVDHCDDMPAAYMLTDVVISASTDPEAFGRVIAEAQALGRPVIATDHGGAKETVIPGETGWLVPPGDPDALAAAIEKVLSLDSAQRSTLAGKAIANVRDNFSKATMCAKTLDVYDEVLGIRPSA; translated from the coding sequence ATGAACAAGATGCCGGACCATACCACCGGCGGCGGCGAAAGCGAACGCGCCCAATCCGCCCAAGGAATGGCCGCCCAAGGAATGGCCGCCCAGGGAATGGCCGTCCAAGGCGTGACGGGCGAAGGCCGCCTGGCGACCGTGCTACAGGTCCTGCCGGCGATGGGTGCGGCCGGCGGGGTCGAGCGCGGCACCGTTGAAATCGCGGGTGCGGTGGTGCAGGCCGGCGGCCGTGCCCTGGTCGCATCGGCGGGCGGGCCGTTGGTCCACGATCTGGCCCGCGTCGGCGCGGAGCACGTCGATCTGCCGATGGATTCCAAGAACCCGGTCACCATGTGGCGCAACGTCGACCGCCTGGCCCAGGTCATCCGTGCTGAAAAGGTCGATATCGTCCATGCCCGGTCACGCGCCCCCGCGTGGAGTGCGCGGGCGGCGGCCAAGCGCACCGGAGCCCATTTCGTCACCACCTTCCACGGGACCTACGGGGCGGGCAACCATCTGAAGCGGGTCTACAATTCCATCATGACCCGGGGTGAGCGGGTGATCGCCATCAGCCAGTTCATCGCGGGGCACATCCGCCAACTGTACGGCGTGCCGTCCAACAAGATCCGCGTAATCCACCGGGGCGTCGATCTGGAGCGCTTCGACCCGGCCAAGGTTACGGCCCAGCGGGTCGTCAATCTGGCAACCGACTGGATGCTGCCTGACGGCATGCCGGTGATCATGCTGCCCGGGCGCCTGACCCGGTGGAAAGGCCAGCCGGTGGTCATCGACGCGCTCAGCAGGCTGAAACGCCGCGACATCCGCTGCCTGTTGGTCGGCGGCGATCAGGGACGCGAGGACTACCGCGCCGAACTGGAATCCATGATCGCCGACCGAAACCTGAACGAGGTCGTGCGCCTTGTCGATCATTGTGACGATATGCCGGCGGCCTACATGCTGACGGACGTGGTGATTTCCGCCTCGACCGACCCGGAAGCCTTCGGCCGCGTGATCGCCGAAGCCCAGGCCCTGGGCCGGCCGGTGATCGCGACGGACCACGGCGGCGCCAAGGAAACCGTGATCCCCGGCGAAACCGGCTGGCTGGTGCCGCCGGGCGACCCGGACGCCTTGGCCGCCGCCATCGAAAAGGTCCTCTCTCTCGACAGCGCCCAGCGCAGCACCCTCGCCGGCAAGGCCATCGCCAACGTGCGCGACAACTTCTCCAAAGCCACCATGTGCGCCAAGACGTTGGACGTCTATGACGAGGTTCTGGGCATCCGCCCGTCTGCCTGA